A region of the Falco biarmicus isolate bFalBia1 chromosome 10, bFalBia1.pri, whole genome shotgun sequence genome:
TCCTCAGAATTATTTCCTGGAGGAACAGAAATTATGACAAGTTGGGATCAGTGGAAGCATCATGCAAGACAGAAAGGGTGACAGCTCAAGCCTCATGTCtgtgaaaacatgttttctctttgcattcATTCCATAAATGAACTTGACATCTCTTCTGTGTCTgtaattaacttttctttcttctttgtcttAACAGTATGGCGATGTGCTCAATTTGTTGATCTCAAGTAGGAGGCCTGGGAGTGCAGTCGTGGAATTTGCTACTGTTAAGGCTGCTGTAAGTTTGGCAGAGACCCCAAATGTGTGTATTGGAGAGTGGGCAAGAAAGGGTGTTGCAGAAGGGAAGGGTTAGCAAACTGGTGGCCTAGAGATGCTGCCTTGTCATTAAGGCAGTGCAGAAGGGTAATGAGAGTCTAAAGGTACAGATGGATGAAGGGAGTGGCAAAGCTAGAGGCACAAACCCAAAGCAGATCATGCACTTAAAACAGCAGGCTGTGCATGTAAAAGGCTGAGGAAAGAGACGCTGCTTTAAAAAGCAGGCACTGAGCTATTTAACCAGCTCTCACTGAAGGTGAATTACCCATTGTGGAGATGGGCTGAGTGACTTTTAGAGGTTATATCAGGCATTTgcagtttaaaagaaatcaaaatatctTGGCTCCATATGAGTTACAATAATTCATGTGGCTGTGGAAACAGAAATCATCAGTTACCCTTATTTTTAGTAGTTCCATCAACTTAAACTTATGCTGTACAGCAGTGTCTGTTTCTTGTCACCCATTCTTTCACTCATATatccaaatattaaaaaaaccaacagaatttTCTGTTACCTGTTTATCAAAAGTACCATCAGTGATATGTTTGTCTCTGCTTAATGCAGATATGGACCTTGAAGGCTGTTTCTCGTGGAGGGCAGCTGTGAAATCCTCATGGTTTGTGCCCTACTCGGCCTTTATGCCAGATGGAGATGGAAAAACTTTTATGATTGTTAGTGACCTGTGAGGGAGTGGGGTCTGAAATTCAGATGGTGAtggaagaatattttcattgttaGGAGATGGCTGTGAAGAATGAAGTTGGCCTGATAAATAATCCTCTAAAGATTTCCTGGCTGGAGGGCCAGCCCCGGGACAATCCCAGCACTGTCCTTTCTGACAGCACTAGTCAGCCAAGGACTTCACAGGTAAGGAGGCGCAGGCTGCTGTTACTTAAACCTGTTTCTATAGTAACCTGAATTTAACAGTGTACTTTGCATTTATGGTAAGATACGCTGATTCCCagcagagatgaaaagaagCTTGTAATGAAAGACCTGCCTTTCTGATGAGCCTTTTTATGCTGAACCAGTGGTTTTTTTAGAGGACCTCTTGCCTGAGTAAGCAGCACCCTGAGAACACAAGCTGTTTGGGCGAATGGACCTTCACAtaatctctctctcttccaGTTGAAAACCAGGGATGTTCCTTGCTCAGCCTGAAGCCTCTAATGCCgttcttctggattttttttctgatatacTTTGTGGGTATCCTCTGGCTGATAGCTGATTGAAATGGGTCTCCTATAAGGTTTCTTCAGAGAGGCTTGGTTGGTTACTTACTGCGTTCACAAGAGGCTGATGTTTCAGTGCTGAAAGGAAACCTATATTCTTAGGGTctgcaggagggaagagaaagcaatACCAAATTAAATATCTTGTAGAGACCCTGTTGTCTGGTTTTGGTCCTCTTTACCAGTGTCATTACTGGGTGCAAGGTGTTTAACTCAGCTGCTTCCTGTTTATTTCATGAGATAATCCCTCTGAAGCTGTTGCTCTCAAATAACAAATGTGTTCTGATCACAAAACACATGGAAGGCAGTAACATCTAGTGGTTAGAAAACCAATCTGAGGGTGTGCTGCAGCAAATTGCTGGTGCTTTGTTACCCCTTGTTCCTGTTGACCCTCTGAAGGGGGAGGTGCGCCCACTTCTTTTGAAGCATGTTACATTACACTTTGCTCTGTAGCACAGAATTTCTCTTGTGCTCTGTGTGTCTTCTGACCTAGTTAGTAATTCCTTGGCTGTGAAGTTGTGAAGGAACTGAGATATCCTTTGCTGCTTATTTGAGTTCCAGTTCAAACTTCATGCGATGCTTattcccctccccttcttccctGTGGTATAAAGATCAAAAAGATCTAATTGCTGAGAGGGCTCCTGTcatgctgtgtgtctgtgtctcagTCAGCCTTGTGTGTGTTCACTACCTAAATATTTTAGCAGCTTGTGAGATTGTTCAGTACATTCACTCTCCTGACTTTAAGTACTTTCTGATGTATAAATGCATCTACcataaataatgctttgttgTTATCCGAGTTTTATTTTGGGTTGTATGTTTTCACTTGGGATGCATGGTCTTTGTCTGAACAGCCTGGCCTGAGCAGCTTAGTTTCCCAAAAATCTCAGGCAAAGGCAATTACAGCATCGTAGCTCAGGACCCAGGCAGATCTCCCTGCACAGCGTAGAACCAGTGAGtcctgcagacacagcagagctggccaGAGCGTTAGAAGGCAAACTGGGGAAAGAAGCAAAATCCAATCCAGCTTGAGTATCTCTTGCAGCTAGAAAATGAGAGCTGGCTCATTGACACCTAAGGGGGTTGCTGGTGCAATTGGAGTTTGTTAGTGGATTCTTGCCTGTATGTGTTCAAAAGCCCTGGCTTTTGGCTGAGTTTGTCTTGGCTTGTTTCCCTGACCAAAGCTTGTTAGTGTGGAACTGCAGCGTCTGCCTGCTGTGAAGGATTAGCTTGGTGGAGCAGTGAGGGAGAGCAGGCTAAAGCAGCAAATGGTGTTCATGCTGTGTGGAGGTGGTGACTCACTTCTGTCCGACACAGCCTCATCCAGCTTGTATGAGCCCTCAGAATGGTGAGGAGTTACGGCCAGTGACTTGCACCCTTTCCCAAGCATTGCACTGGTGATGCTTGTCTGTCCTTTCTACTGCTTTTATATGTAAGCAGCTGCAGTTTCTTTGATTACATTGCAGTCCTGCTGGCCAGGCTGAGATCTCCAAGCTGCTCTGGTTCCTGCTTTTCATAGTTCCCACTCTAGACCCTCCCCAAATCCTGGTGCTACTTCCACAAGAATGCTTCCAAAATCTGTAATGTGGCAATAGCTTCTTTTGGCTGTACTGTTTCCAGCTGACTTATTCTTTGCTCTCAGCTCTTTAACTCTAGATGTGCAAAATGAGCTCTTTCAGATACCTTTTGCCACTGCCTCAAACCACTCCTTGCCTCATCCTTTCATACCCAGGCTGGCTTCCCAGCCCTCCCTTCCCATTTGCTGCTCCCTCCGGGTTGCTCCTATTTTTGTCTGAATCTGCCCCCACATTTGCTCCCACTCTGTGCAAATGCAgcttcttccctgctctgcttcgGAAAAGAGCTGAAGACCTGCAGCATTCTCATGGCAACGCACCTGCTTCTGAGTTGtgtctgctccctgcctggggTAGTCAGCCAGGAGCTGTGCCCCAAAGTCTTCAAATAAAGGACAGCCACACACTAACTAGACTGTAGGAGGTTTTGGAAGCAGTTCTCAGGTGAAAGCAAGGCTGATTGTTGAAAAGTCATGCTGTGAGGAAGCAGTAAGTCGTAAGGTACTTGCCTCCACGGTCTTcattggtttgttttcttctacgGCTACAGCTGCCCACTATCCAGCAGtccctggagagctgctggagctgaacAGGCAAGTTGTACTTGAATTACAAAAGCTGTGGAGTGGCCAGTGTTACTCCAAGCTTTTTGAGAGCAATGACTATTTGATTGCTGCAGCTCTGAATGGTTCAAAGGACACAACAGCTGCGTAATGCTGTGAAGAGCATATTTTGCCACTACAACAGCATGAACCACTTGGTTGTGGGAAGGTCTTCCTTGCACTTGTAGCAGGATCTCCCTGCCAGTGCTCCACATTCATCTTGGGCCATCCATTCAGCCATATTAAAGTGCTGAGACAAGCCGCCTGTCTGGCACTCTTGCATCTTTTCTAAGGTCTTTTGATGTTTCATaggtttgttttgtatttgtctgACTTTACAGCCTGACGTGAATCTAGTAAGTTAAGAGCCATCTATGCATTCTCTGAAACGTCTCTGTGCACTTTGCTGTAGCCAGCTTCCAAAGCTTATGGTCATCTGGGGTGCACGgagatttcatttatttatttatttttacaaagagCCCCTAGTATGTAATGTAGCTGTGAAAAAGGTAAGAATTGATGACCCAGTAGTTTCTGCAGTGCCCTTTTAAGAGCTTGCCCTGATAACACCTAAAATGTTCTCAGCCTAGCAGAGCCCTTCCCACTGTCCAGTTCACAGGGGCAGAACTGTCTGACGCTGGGTCCTGACCTGAGCTGTGTGCActcagaggaagagaaagtgCCAGCAGCTCTAGCCTTCTCCCAGCCCACAAAAGCAGAGCCATGCCGCTTCCCCACCTGCATAAAAACCTGAAGTGCCAGAGAGGATAGAACTTGGTCACTACAGATAAGGCACCTCTACTCTTGATGCCTGGGTTTTTTCTGGCTTGCTTCCAATGAAATGAGGCAACAAGACGCTTCCAGTCACAGATACATTTATTCTTCCATATCTGTACAGCTGATAGATCAGTGCATGCTTCAAGCAGCAGTATCTAGAgaattttcttcccctgctaGTAGGATGAATAAACTGCTGTCGCTGTATTACGAGCCTACGTGCGTGCTTACCTGTTTCCAGGCTGGCAGTGCCAACTGCACTTGAGTtaggggaaaagaaacccacaagggaaaaaaaaaaaaagaaaaaaaaaaagaaagaaaaaaaaaaaaacgaggaacagctttgatttttttgcatCCAAACATGGTAGGAGAAGAAACACCAGGTTCTGTCTCTTGACCCTTGCCACAGCTATGGCTTTGAGATGCAATGCTACTGTCTCCTTGCAAGCTGCCTGCTTACCCACGAGTTCTGTATGCCATATCCCTTtctgtccctgctctgcagcgTCACAGCCACATCCCCAGAATAACAAGTCTTTTACCAAACAATGCCATTCTTCCATGAGGAGGAGATGCACAGTCAAGAGGGGGAAATTCCCAGTGTGGAGAGTTGACCACGAGGTTCCAGCAGACAGTGCTCTCATCTGAGCATGGAGCCTGTGAGCTCTGCTCTGAGGGACTCCTTGGCAAGGACAGGGACAGTCCGTGGTGATGAAGGTGAGAACAACAAAACAGGCCACACACAACAGGAATGCTGCAGTATCCTTCCTTCTGCTCGGGCTAGAgagactggcagcagcagtaaGTAAATGTGACACGTTAAATGATGAATACCTTCAAATGGCGTAATCTCTCGGATTCTGTTTCCTGAGGGTCTGCAGAACATCCTCGAGAAGCGATAGCCCCAAATCCACTTTGAAGGACAGGAAGGGATCAGACAGATCGGAAAGAGTGGTGCCATTCTGGGAACCTGTCTCTGAGGTCCCGCAGTCTGTAGCCTGGTCCTTGTGGAATTGAGTTTGAGTGGCTTTGTGGTATTGATGGGTAGCACCAGAAAAGGAGATGTCAGAGTGAGAATCTGTGTGGTCGATGATGTTAGGGCAGCTAGAACTGTCCAGGTAAAGCCGGGGAGGCTTGGGAGGTGCTTGTACCTTGGCTAGGTTTTGCTCACTCTGACATGACAGGTAATCAGACTTGTCCTTCAGATCCCTCAAGCATTCCCTCTTCTGGCACTGTCCATCACTGTCCAGAGTGTGGCTGTTCTGGTTCAGGATGATGACTTGATTGCCCAGCTTTTTGTGTCTCCTGAGTGAGAAACGTCTGAAGAACGTGGTGGACTTAATGGACCCTCTTCGCCAAGTATCCATACTGCTGAAAGGCAACGAAAGGAGGAGACTGTTGACTCTTCACAGTCAGGTGTTGGGACTTCAAGTCGCAGGATCAGCAGCAAGCCACACAACAGGAACAAcctcttccttccctgttcctgtagctggaaggaaaaaagagaggcTGGTATTGCAGGAAATGCAAACTTCACACTATGTCCCTGTGTGAAGGAGCGTTGGCCTGTCTTGGATATTAAGGAGTCTCCTTCTTCAGTGGAGAAGGAATGGTGATGTCTGAGCTTATTAaatctgtgctgcagaaatgaGCTGATGAAGAACAGCAAAGGCACACAGTCACCATGAGAACAGATTTAATCTAGCATCTAGAACAGAAGGGCACTTTGGTACCATGGTAACCAGCCACCTTCATGGTGAAGGGCACAGTATAAAAATCTCAGTGGGTGGCTGGGAACAGAGATGGTGACTCAGTCACACTGAAGGAAACCAAAGGAATACAGCgtaacagaaattttaaaagcaacaaaatgcaGATGTAAAAGACAAGTGTTAGGAAATTTGAATGCAAAATAGACTTACGCTGTGTCGGAGCAGCACCTGAGTCCAACAGGCGGAGAGGAGAAACGGCTGAAACACTTGGAGAACTTGTAGCTACCACATTCACCAGTGTGCTGAGATGTTGGAAGAAGCAAGTCCAGGGGCGATTCAGCCAGGTTGACCCCAGAATGCTAAAAATCCGCAATGCCTTCTTCTCTTCATGTGCCTCCTGTCACTGCTTCCCAGGCTGCAGTTCCTTGTGCgtatgtatttgttttgagCCAAGCCCTTGCTGAGTCAGCCACGTCAGAAACTGGGTTTTACACTATTGGTAATTGCCAGGATTGCAGGAAGTAGGTGTGTGGAGTGGCAAAGCATCAGCCCACACTCTGCCTGAGGAGAAAGCAGGTTCCCTTAGAGGCGCCCAGATTGCTTGAGAAATGTCAGCGTGAATACCAACTTGGAGCCCATCTTGAATCGGACTGTTTCTTGTCTTGGTGCTCTCCCTTCTGCCACTTCTGATGGCTTGTTGTATGAGCAGGACTTCCAAATGAGGCTGGGAATActcttttgtctgttttaaatttaaatccaGAGTATGAGGTAGTGATTCAGGTTTGTATGGGTGATTCATCTGTATGAGTCTCATGTAGGCTATTTCATTCAGCCAAACAAATCACAGTAAGCATCTGTGGTTAGTGGACAGGAACTTTGAAGAAGCCCAGTTCTGCCACTGAAGACTGATACGATCTCATGCTTTCTCAGACACTGTGAAAATCTCTGCTGCATGCTGCTGGAAGGTTATTTCATTCATACAGCTCCTAAGATACCAATTATGGTGTATTAGTCTCTTAATTTCCCAGCCTAAGTTTCTCATCTGTTGTGGACTTTCGTTTTGACCTTGCAGCTAGactctgcagctggaggaacCGCTTTGCTGGCACTTGCCCCATTTTCATGCAGAATCGTATTTAGCTATTCCGTTGCCTTTTCATCCCTTCTGTTTTCTATGTAAGATGTCCTTAAATCACCACTAAATCTAGCTCCTAGAAAGATGAACatgagagggttttttttttattcaccttCTGTcaagatgcttttatttctacctGAACTGTCAAGCAAATAAGGTGGATGTTTCCAAGCATTGCAGTGCTTTGAATACAGCCAAAATAGTAAGGCCACCTACTAATGTTAAATGGCTTTTGAAAGCAGAGTGCCAAAACCACCACTTTGCTCTGCGATAGCAGCTGTCATCTGCTGCCTACACTTATTAGGTAGAGTCTGCAATCAGCTTCGTTGACGTGACAGTTGCTACCACACACAGAAGAACAGCTCCCAAGAGCTTTTGAGAACTGAAACGCTCCTGTGTCGGGTTTGGAAACATACCTggtgattttctttctgcagccacTTCCATGACTAAACCACAGAaaggtttgatttattttttttaatggcattagCCTTTATAATGGATGGAGTGTACACTGGACTTTGTGCACCCGCGTTGTACTTGCAGAGCAAGCTTGTCATCCAAAATCACTAGCCACAGCTAGGCAAGCTGTGCTTCTCCATCCAACCCTGtgagcagggagcagctccagcagcgAGAGGGTAATTCAGGTTTCTGTTTGTCCCACTCTCTGTCTTGTCAGCAATGCTCGTACGAAGCAGGCAATTTTCTGTAGGCCAGGCGGCTTTTGCACTGTACCTGATTCCTCTGGGGTCATACTGCTATGAACAGCCTTCCTGGCTCGAACGTGTGTTGTGAGTGTGGTTTATGGTGCGAGGGGCTGGGTTTATATTGTCCTTGATAGGTTATGTTTGTGTTCTGCTCCTAGGCATCAGTGGTATCAGAACGGGATTACGAGAGCCTGGTGATGATGAGGATGAGGCaagcagcagagaggcagcagctgattGAACAGCTCAAGCGGGAGGACGAGGAAGAGTCTCACACTTAGCATGAGAGTATGGATTCTTCCCACCCCATCATTCATTTCCAGAGCTGTTTCTTAAATTAAGTCAATAAaactccttttttaaaactgttgtaGGAATACGAACTCTCAGCGACTGCAGCCGTTGCCCCCTTCCagtgcaggggaaaaaatggctGCGTAGGCTTCAGAGTAAGTATGTCAGCCTGTCAGTTTGTGTGCGCAGAGCAGCTTCCCTGTcgcagggggcagggggtgagaGGTGCTATCAGAACACCAAACCTTGGAGCTTCTTTCAGTTCCTGAAACTTGTTCAGGAGCTGTGGATCCAGAATGGATTTGGCAACAGCTGTTTAAAACAACCCACAGAAAGACATTGGTCTGTttagagaaatgttttattgGTGTTACCCCTACAGCAGGATTGATACACAGCCCCAAATAACCCAgcattgcagctgctgctgttaaagATTACAGAGCCCGTACCTGAAATGTTCACAAGacctttctgtgctgctctaAGGCTGTTCAGGAACGGTGTGTTATGCTTGAATGGCACTCTTGGGGCTGAAAGCCTGATTACGCTGCTAACCGCAATCCCATTCGGGAGAGAAACCAGGCTTGCTGCCGAGTGAAGGGATTCTCGAAGAGCGCTGTGTAGGTGTAGCAGTTCCCGCTTACGTTTCTGGGATGAGAACCTTTGCCATCCGTGCCTGGCCTGCCCTCCCTACCCCTGCGGCCCGGGAGAAGGTATGCCCTGAACTCAGCGTGTACCTCTCTCTGGGGCAGCCCTGAGGGACAGCCAGACAAGTCTGTTGTTTGAGCCTCCTCCAATGCATGCTAAATAGGAGAtgattaaaatggaaaaacctGGTAGTTGCCAGACTGCCGTTCTGATGAATGCAGAGAGCGAGCCATCTGTTCTCTCTGCCTGATTTTGTCTGGACAGGGCATACCTTTCTCCGCCAGGTCTTATGaaacagcagggctggagaGTTTCCATTGGGTCAAGTTTTGCCTCTACACCACTCCTCCCCCCGACACCCAAGTACCTGGGGTCTGGGGCAGAAAGGAATTAaggggaaattttttttcagtcctgtgtGAGATGAACCCCAGCAGGATCTTGTCCAGGTGGAACGCAGACGTCTTCCTCGCTATTCCTTGTGGAGGCACCACACCAGCGTCTGGCCCACGCCTGTCATGCTCACCACGCGGTACCCACAGCTCTCCAGCTTGTTCAAGACTATCCGCGGTGCATCGTTCACATAGTACTCCCAGCTGCAagcaggaaagaggagaagaaataaaaggaggtggagaaggaagagaCAAGGATTTCCTTGTGGAAGTGACTCTGCCTTGCTGCTAAACCCATGTAAGACAGGGCAGTGACCACCTCTGGCATACTGTCTGTGTGATGTCATGTTTTGGTGAACCAGGTGGGGAAAGCCCAAACCCACAGCTGCCCAGGCAAGGAGAGAGCCTGCCCACAACGGAAGGGCCATGTTAAATTGAAATGTGGGAGGGGGACCCCTTATCAAAGCCACGTGCTGCTTAATTAATCGGGCTGAAGCTGCCAGCAGAGAGGGTTCACGAGTATTTACAGCTGGGAAATCATGGGAAAAGAGGATAATCTCTGCAAAGCAGGGAAGGATGATTCAGGTGTTTCTAAGGAACGAAAACCCTATGTTTTTCCTGTGTCAGAGCATGTCTGTGAACTGGGCATTTTTGAGAGCCTGTGCTTGAAATTTGGGGGTTGGGAAGAAGTGCTGCCTTCAGCCAAGTATTAAGCCTCAGAAAACCCAGAAGTTGACAAtcctcagcagagctgccaaaTAAGGTGGAGCACAGGCACCTCTACCCTGGCAGTTCAGAGCCGTTGCACACTGCGGGTGTCTAGGAACTTGGGATCTTTGTCCAGCTTTTACTCCTCTGCTGGCTCTCTGCATTCGGAGCAGAAGCTGCTCTTCCCTCCACCTCATCCTGGAGGATGCTTCTCTGCAGAAGACTTGACTGCTCCCACCATGAGGAAAACAGACGGTGACTGCAGAGTGGAAGGGTAGCGCGATACAGACAGAAAACGGGCTGAATGGGgtggggaagcagcagagctgaaatgGCAGGGGCAACCttcggggccggggccggctgCCTTCCTGTTCTTTTAACGCGCCTGTTTGGATCCAGTATTTATTCAAGCAGATGGGATAAGCTTCGTAATAGTTTTGCTCTTCAGATGACTCACTGTGCTAGATAAGCTGATAATGAAGGGCTACAGGATCTCTGGTGATCTTGTTTGGGCACCTTAACAAAGACTTTCCTGATTTTCATACTAATAACAATAGAAAAAGACCCAAAAGTATTTCCAAAGTTGTTCTTGCTAAGACTGTGAAACATTAATGGAGTGGTGAGTGCTTTTAAAGTGTGAAATAACACCAAGAtgtgaaagctttttcttttttttccttcagtttctcaAGACAGACTATACTTTGCTATAATTATAGATGTGGTGTAAAGATAATACGTATTATTATAAGTGTCTTTGAACTTAATGCTTTCTCTAAGAGGCTTGCCACATACTCTTCAGATTCACATGTTGGAGTTGGTAAATATTATTCCCATtatgcagaggcaggagctgaggcAGGGATTGTTTGTTATTTATATGAACCTAAAAAACCTGAGTGGCTGAgctaaaagcagaaggaaagctgaGTTGCCCAGGGCTTTAAACACAACTCCGTATTGAGTGAAACAAAAGGCTGCGCACAGCGCCTGTCAGTTATACCGCTGTCTCTGTGTGCACCCCGTCTGAATCACGGTGGAGTGGCAGGGAACATGTGCAAAGCCTTTCCTCCCAGCTGAATGCcagcagggaacagaaaaatcacctGCC
Encoded here:
- the C10H15orf62 gene encoding uncharacterized protein C15orf62 homolog, mitochondrial, with amino-acid sequence MDTWRRGSIKSTTFFRRFSLRRHKKLGNQVIILNQNSHTLDSDGQCQKRECLRDLKDKSDYLSCQSEQNLAKVQAPPKPPRLYLDSSSCPNIIDHTDSHSDISFSGATHQYHKATQTQFHKDQATDCGTSETGSQNGTTLSDLSDPFLSFKVDLGLSLLEDVLQTLRKQNPRDYAI